CCAGGCCAACATCCGCATCATCCAGGCCACCGCGCGCAAGCTGCGGCTGGGCATGGAGCGGGTAGTGGTCACCGTGGATCGCCACGGCAACACCTCCGCCGCCTCCATCCCGCTGGCGCTGGACGAGGCCGTGCGCGACGGCCGTATCCAGCGCGGCGAACGGCTGCTGCTGGAGGCCTTCGGTGGGGGCTTCACCTGGGGCGCCGCCCTCATCCAGTACTGACCCGCTCATCCAGGATTCAAGGATTTCCGATGACAACCGCATTCGTCTTTCCCGGTCAGGGCTCGCAGTCGGTGGGCATGCTCGCCGACCTGGCCGAGTCCGCCCCCGAGGTTCGCGCTACCTTCGATGAGGCCTCCGCTGCCCTGGGCGAGGACCTCTGGGCCCTTAGCCAGGAGGGGCCGGAAGAGGCCCTGAACCGAACCGACCGCACGCAGCCCGCCATGCTGGCCGCCGGCGTGGCCGTCTGGCGCGCCTGGCAGGCGCGTGGCGGCGGCCGACCGGTCGCCATGGCCGGCCACAGCCTGGGCGAGTATACGGCCCTGGTCTGCGCCGGCAGCCTCGCCTTCGACGAGGCGGTGCGCCTGGTGGCCGACCGCGGTTGCTTCATGCAGGAGGCGGTGCCGGCGGGCGAGGGCGCCATGGCGGCCATCCTCGGACTGGATGACGAGACCGTGATGGGCCTCTGCGGTGAGGCGGCGCAGGGCGACGTGGTCCAGGCGGTAAACTTCAACGCCCCCGGCCAGGTGGTCATCGCCGGTGATACGGCGGCCGTGGAGCGTGCGGTCGCGGCGGCCAGGGAGGCCGGTGCCAAGCGCGCCGTGACCCTCCCGGTCTCCGTGCCCTCCCACTGCAGCCGGATGCACCCGGCGGCCGAACGGCTCGCCGATCGTCTGGAGGGCGTTGCCCTGAACAGCCCCGAGATCCCGGTGATCCACAACGTGGATGCGGCGCCGGCCAACGACCCGGCGGCCATCCGGGATGCCCTGGTCCGGCAGGTCGAGAACCCGGTGCGCTGGGTCGCCAGCATTCAGCACATGGCCGCCGATGGCGCCACCGATTTCGTCGAGGCCGGCCCGGGCAAGGTCCTGGCCGGGCTCATCAAGCGTATCGACCGCAATGTGCGCCCCTGGGCGGTGGCCGATGCCGCCGGCTTGGAGGCGGCGCTGCAGGCAGAGGAGGGCAAGGCATGAATCTGGACAACGAGATCGCCCTGGTCACCGGGGCCAGCCGCGGCATCGGCCGCGCCATCGCGGAGCGGCTGGGGGCCGGCGGCGCCACCGTCATCGGTACCGCCACCTCGGACAAGGGGGCCGGCGCCATCGGTGATTACCTCAAGGAGGCCGGCATCAACGGCGGCGGCTACGCCCTGGACGTGACCGACCCGGCCTCCATCGACGAGGTCCTCAACCAGGTCACCGGGGCCTTCGGCGCCCCCACGATCCTGGTGAACAACGCCGGGATCACCCGCGACAATCTCCTCATGCGGATGAAGGACGAGGAGTGGGACGAGATCATGCGCACCAATCTCGACTCCGTCTTCCGCATGTCCCGGGGCTGCCTGCGCGCCATGATGAAGGCGCGCCACGGCCGGATCATCTCCATCAGTTCCGTGGTGGGGGCGGCCGGCAATGCCGGCCAGGCCAACTACGCCGCCGCCAAGGCCGGCGTGGTCGGCTTTACCAAGTCCCTGGCCCGCGAGGCGGCGCCCCGCGGTATCACGGTCAATGCGGTGGCACCGGGTTTCATCGACACCGACATGACCCGGGCCCTGGAAGAGGAACAGCGCCAGGCGCTGCTCGAGCAGATCCCGGCCGGCCGGCTGGGTGACCCTGCGGAGATCGCCGAGGCGGTGGCCTTCCTGGCCTCGCCCGGTGCCGGCTACATCACCGGCGAGACCATCCACGTCAACGGCGGGATGTACATGGGCTGAAGCGCCCTTGAAAGCGCGTTTTGTTCAGCAAGTTACAACCGAATTCTTGGATGCATTCCAGGTTTGTGGTTGCTCTGGCATAACCCCGGGCAATCCCCTACAATACGCCGCGGCGCCTGGCGGTGCCGCCCAGAACCAATCCGGAGGCAGAACGGACATGAGCACTGTGGAAGAACGAGTCAAGAAGATTGTGGTCGAGCAGCTGGGCGTGAAGGAGGACGAGGTCACCACCTCCGCCTCCTTTGTCGATGACCTCGGCGCCGACTCCCTGGATACCGTGGAGCTGGTCATGGCCCTCGAGGAGGAGTTCGAGACCGAGATCCCGGACGAGGATGCCGAGAAGATCACCACGGTCCAGCAGGCCGTCGACTACATCAATCAGCACAAGGAATAGCCCCGTTCTTCCGCGTAGCGGCCCGGGACCGTGCTGCCGGGCCTGCCCGAACCTGACAGCCTGGGGGAGACGGCGTTGACTAAACGACGCGTAGTGGTCACCGGTCTGGGTACCGTCTCGCCGGTCGGCCTGGACGTTAAGAGCTCGTGGGAGAATATCCTGGCGGGGCGTAGCGGCATCGGCCCCATCGAGCGTTTCGATGTAAGCAGCTTCCCGACCCGGATCGGCGGCCCGGTCCGCGATTTCGATGTCACCCGGTACATCTCCGCCAAGGATGCCAAGAAGATGGATGTCTTCATCCACTACGGCATCGCGGCGGCGGATGAGGCCCTGACCAATGCCGGTCTGGAGGTCACCGAGGAGAATGCCGAGCGCATCGGCGTCTCCGTGGGCTCGGGCATCGGCGGCATCGGCGGCATCGAGACCGGCTACGAGGGCTTCCTCAAGGGCGGGCCCCGGAAGATCTCGCCCTTCTTCGTCCCGCAGGCCATCATCAACATGGTGGCCGGGCACGTCTCCATCCGGCACGGGCTCAAGGGGCCGAATATCTCCCTGGTGACCGCCTGCGCCACTGGCACGCACAGTGTCGGCGAGGCGGGGCGCATCATCGAGTACGGGGATGCCGACGTGATGATCGCCGGCGGGGCCGAGATGGCCACCACGCCCACCGGGCTGGGCGGTTTCTGTGCCGCCCGGGCGCTCTCCACGCGCAATGACGAGCCCGAGCGGGCCAGTCGGCCGTGGGATGCGGACCGGGACGGCTTCGTCCTCAGTGACGGGGCCGGCGTCATGGTGCTGGAGGAGTACGAACACGCCCGGGCGCGGGGAGCCCCCATCCTCGCCGAGCTCGCGGGCTACGGCATGAGCGGTGATGCCCACCACATGACCGCCCCCTCCGAGGGCGGCGAGGGTGCCAGCCGCTGCATGCAGGCGGCTCTGCGCAATGCCGGGCTCAACGCCGAGGACGTGAACTACGTCAACGCCCATGGCACCTCCACGGATGCCGGCGACCTGGCGGAGACCCTGGCGGCCAAGCGGACCTTTGGGGACCGGGCCTACCAGGTACCCATGAGTTCCACCAAGTCCATGACCGGCCACCTCCTGGGGGCGGCCGGTGGCGTGGAGGCGGTCTACACCGTCCTCGCCGTCCGCGACCAGGTGGCGCCGCCGACCATCAACCTGGAGAACCCGGGCGAGGGCTGCGACTTGGACTATGTCCCGAATACGGCGCGGGAGATGCCCATCGAGGTGGGTCTGACCAACTCCTTCGGCTTCGGCGGCACCAACGCCACGCTCGCCTTCCGCCGCCTGCGCTAGGCCGCGCCCCCGCCACCATGCCGCGACCGCGCCAGCCGCTCATCCAGCGGCTCGACGGGACCCTGGATGGCGGGGGTATGGCCGCCCTCGCGCGGACCCGGCCGGAACGCTATCCCTTCCTGCTCCAGAGCGTCGCCTCGGGCACGGCCCAGGGTCGGTACGACCTGCTGCTCGCCTTCCCGGGGGAACGGCTGACCCTCTCGCGCGACTTCGAACTGCAGGGCCCCCACGCCGAGTCCCGTGATTTCCTGACGGCCCTGGACCGCTGGTTCCTGGAGGAACGGCGTCCCCGGCCGGAGGGGCTCCCCTTCGCCGGCGGCTGGTTCCTCTATCTCGGCTACGAACTGGCCGGCCAGGTGGAGCCGCGCCTGGCGCTGCCGGCGACCGAGGAGCCGCTGCCGGTGGCCACCGCCGTACGCGTCCCGGCGGCACTCATCCGCGACACCGCGACCGGGGCCCTCTGGTGGGCGACGGAGGATCCGGAGGCCGCACCGCTGTCCGCGGTGGAGGCCGATCTGGCGGACACTCCCGTCGCCGAAAGCCCCTTCCGCCTGGAGTCGCTGGAGGAGGATCCCCCCGACCGTTACCTGGAGGCGGTGGCCCGGGCCCGTCGCTACATCCGGGACGGGGACATCTTCCAGGCCAACCTGGCACGGACCTGGCGCGGGCGCCTGGGGGCGGAGACCGGGCCGGACACCCTCTATGCGCGACTCTCCCGGGCCAATCCCGGCCCCTTTGCCGGCCTCGCCCGGCTGGAGGAGGCCACGGTGATCAGCTCCTCGCCGGAGCGACTCCTGGCGATCCGCGACGATCGGGTCAGCATGCGCCCCATCGCCGGTACCCGTCCGCGCGGGGAGGGGGCCAGCGATGCCGCCCTGCGGGCCGAGCTGGAGTCCCACCCCAAGGAGCGGGCCGAACACATCATGCTCGTCGACCTCATCCGCAACGACCTCGGCCGGATCTGCCGGCCGGGGACCGTCTCCGTGGACGAACTCATGACCCTGGAGGAGTACGCCCATGTCCACCACATCGTCTCCGAGGTGGGCGGGGAACTGGGCCCGGGGTTCGGACCGGGGGAGGCCATCCGGGCCACCTTCCCGGGGGGGACCATCACCGGCTGCCCCAAGGTGCGCTGCATGGAGATCATCGCGGAACTGGAAGGCAGTGGCCGGGGCGCCTATACCGGTAGCATGGGGTACCTGGATGCCGGCGGTGACCTCGACCTCAACATCCTGATCCGGACACTGGTCCAGTACGGCGATCGCCTGACCCTGCGGGCGGGTGCCGGGATCGTCGCCGATTCCGAGCCGGAAGCCGAACTCGCGGAGACCCGCGCCAAGGCGCGCGGACTGCTGGCCGCCCTGGAGGGGGGCGAGGCATGAACTGCCTGCTGGATGGCCGGCCGGCCGAGGCGCTCCCCCTGGATGATCGGGGAGTCAGTTACGGGGATGCGCTCTTCGAGACCCTCCGAGTCGTGGGCGGCCGCGCGGAGGCCTGGAGCGACCACATGGCGCGCCTCTCCCGCGGCGCCACCCGCCTGGGGCTGCCGGCCCCGGATGTCGAGGCGCTGGCCGCCGATGCCGCGGCCCTCTTCGCGGATGGCGGCGACGGGATCCTGCGGCTCTGGTGGAGCCGGGGCTCCGGGGGCCGCGGCTACCGCCCGCCGGAGCCCGCGACGCCGCGGCGCATGGCCTGCCGCTTCCCGGCGGCGGAGAGGCCAGCGGCCGTGGCCACCGTGCGCCGGTGCACGACCCGGCTGGCCCGGCAGCCACTGCTGGCCGGGCTCAAGCACGCCAACCGGCTGGAGCAGGTCCTGGCCCGGGCCGAATGGGACGACCCGGCCATCCACGAGGGGCTGGTCTGTGACACCGACGGAGTCCTGGTGGAAGCGGTCCAGTCCAACCTCTTCTGGGTGCGGGAGGGTGTGCTGGAGACCCCGGATTTGTCGGAGTCCGGGGTCGCTGGCATTATCCGCAACCGGCTCCTGACCCTGGCCGAGGCCGGAGGTCTGATCACCCGGGTGGTCCGCCAACCGCCGGCGGCGTTGGCCGGCGCCTCCGAGGCCTTTCTGACCAACAGCGTCTTCCACCTCTGGCCCATCGCCCGCTTCGAGGGGCTGGAATGGCCGGCGCCGGGGCCGGTGGCCCGGGAACTGGCCGACCAACTGTCCAACGACCTGGAGCAGCGACCGTGACCATTAACCGCCTCCTCGGCTTCCTGCTGCTGGCCGCCTCGCTGGGTGGGGGCTGGTTCTGGATGGGGCTGGACGGTCTGGCCAATCAGACGCTGAACCTGGAGGAGGAGACCGTCATGGAGGTCTCCTCCGGCGCCTCGTTGAAGGGGATCGCGGCGGGCCTGGAGCAGCAGGGCGTCATCGATTCGGCCTGGCAGTTCGAATGGCTGGTCCGGCTGCGCGGCGACCCGCGCGCCATCGCCGTGGGGGAATACCCCCTGCAGCCCGACATGACCGTCGGGGAGCTGGCCAACCGGCTGGTCCACGGCGAGGTCAAGCAGTACGCCTGGACCCTGGTGGAGGGCTGGAACATCCGCCAGGTGCTGGCCTCCCTGCACCGCCACCCGGCGGTGAAGCACACCCTCCCGGAGGATGCCGACGGCCTCATGGAGTCCCTGGGGGAGCCGTCGACCCACCCGGAGGGCCGTTTCCTCCCGGACACCTACTTCTTTACCCGCGGAACCAGCGACCGCGCCCTGCTCAAGCGGGCCCGGGCGGCCATGCAGCGGGCCCTCGCCGAGGTCTGGGGGGAGCGCCAGCAGGACGGGCTGCCACTGGAATCCCCGGAGGAGGCGTTGATCCTCGCCTCCATCATTGAAAAGGAGACGGCGGTCCCGGAGGAGCGCCGCCGCATCGCCGGCGTCTTCACCCGGCGCCTGAAGCAGGGCATGCGCCTGCAGACCGATCCCACGGTCATCTACGGCCTGGGCACCGGGTTCGACGGCGACCTGACCCGCCGCCATCTCCGGTCCTCGGCCAACGACTACAATACCTATCGCCACGACGGCCTGCCGCCGACGCCCATCGCCATGCCGGGGCGCGCCTCCCTGGAGGCTGCGGTGGATCCCGCCCGGGGCGATGCGCTCTATTTCGTCAGCAAGGGGGACGGGAGCCATCACTTCTCGGCCACCCTGGAGGAACACAACCGCGCCGTGCGCCGATTCCAGCTGGGGGAGGGGGACTAGCCGACCATGGTCGAACGCGGCCGATTCATTACCGTCGAGGGCATCGAGGGGGCTGGCAAGAGCACCCAGATCGAGGCCATGCGCCACCTCCTGGCCGAGGAGAACGGCCTGGAGGTCATTACCACCCGGGAGCCGGGGGGCACCGAGATCGGTGAATCGGTCCGTTCGTTGCTGCTGGACGGCCCCGGTATGGCGGTGGATACCGAGCTGCTGCTGCTCTTTGCCGCCCGGGCCCAGCACCTGGCCGAGGTGATCCGGCCCGCCCTGGCCGCCGGCCAGTGGGTGATCTGCGACCGCTTCATCGACGCCACCTACGCCTATCAGGGCGGCGGGCGCGGGATCGCCCGCAGCCGGATCGCCGCCCTGGAGGGCTGGGTCCACGGCGACCTGCGCCCGGATCGGACCTTCCTCTTCGACCTCCCGGTGGAGG
This region of Thiohalospira halophila DSM 15071 genomic DNA includes:
- the fabD gene encoding ACP S-malonyltransferase; its protein translation is MTTAFVFPGQGSQSVGMLADLAESAPEVRATFDEASAALGEDLWALSQEGPEEALNRTDRTQPAMLAAGVAVWRAWQARGGGRPVAMAGHSLGEYTALVCAGSLAFDEAVRLVADRGCFMQEAVPAGEGAMAAILGLDDETVMGLCGEAAQGDVVQAVNFNAPGQVVIAGDTAAVERAVAAAREAGAKRAVTLPVSVPSHCSRMHPAAERLADRLEGVALNSPEIPVIHNVDAAPANDPAAIRDALVRQVENPVRWVASIQHMAADGATDFVEAGPGKVLAGLIKRIDRNVRPWAVADAAGLEAALQAEEGKA
- the fabG gene encoding 3-oxoacyl-ACP reductase FabG encodes the protein MNLDNEIALVTGASRGIGRAIAERLGAGGATVIGTATSDKGAGAIGDYLKEAGINGGGYALDVTDPASIDEVLNQVTGAFGAPTILVNNAGITRDNLLMRMKDEEWDEIMRTNLDSVFRMSRGCLRAMMKARHGRIISISSVVGAAGNAGQANYAAAKAGVVGFTKSLAREAAPRGITVNAVAPGFIDTDMTRALEEEQRQALLEQIPAGRLGDPAEIAEAVAFLASPGAGYITGETIHVNGGMYMG
- the acpP gene encoding acyl carrier protein, which gives rise to MSTVEERVKKIVVEQLGVKEDEVTTSASFVDDLGADSLDTVELVMALEEEFETEIPDEDAEKITTVQQAVDYINQHKE
- the fabF gene encoding beta-ketoacyl-ACP synthase II, which translates into the protein MTKRRVVVTGLGTVSPVGLDVKSSWENILAGRSGIGPIERFDVSSFPTRIGGPVRDFDVTRYISAKDAKKMDVFIHYGIAAADEALTNAGLEVTEENAERIGVSVGSGIGGIGGIETGYEGFLKGGPRKISPFFVPQAIINMVAGHVSIRHGLKGPNISLVTACATGTHSVGEAGRIIEYGDADVMIAGGAEMATTPTGLGGFCAARALSTRNDEPERASRPWDADRDGFVLSDGAGVMVLEEYEHARARGAPILAELAGYGMSGDAHHMTAPSEGGEGASRCMQAALRNAGLNAEDVNYVNAHGTSTDAGDLAETLAAKRTFGDRAYQVPMSSTKSMTGHLLGAAGGVEAVYTVLAVRDQVAPPTINLENPGEGCDLDYVPNTAREMPIEVGLTNSFGFGGTNATLAFRRLR
- a CDS encoding aminodeoxychorismate synthase component I, whose translation is MPRPRQPLIQRLDGTLDGGGMAALARTRPERYPFLLQSVASGTAQGRYDLLLAFPGERLTLSRDFELQGPHAESRDFLTALDRWFLEERRPRPEGLPFAGGWFLYLGYELAGQVEPRLALPATEEPLPVATAVRVPAALIRDTATGALWWATEDPEAAPLSAVEADLADTPVAESPFRLESLEEDPPDRYLEAVARARRYIRDGDIFQANLARTWRGRLGAETGPDTLYARLSRANPGPFAGLARLEEATVISSSPERLLAIRDDRVSMRPIAGTRPRGEGASDAALRAELESHPKERAEHIMLVDLIRNDLGRICRPGTVSVDELMTLEEYAHVHHIVSEVGGELGPGFGPGEAIRATFPGGTITGCPKVRCMEIIAELEGSGRGAYTGSMGYLDAGGDLDLNILIRTLVQYGDRLTLRAGAGIVADSEPEAELAETRAKARGLLAALEGGEA
- the pabC gene encoding aminodeoxychorismate lyase; this translates as MNCLLDGRPAEALPLDDRGVSYGDALFETLRVVGGRAEAWSDHMARLSRGATRLGLPAPDVEALAADAAALFADGGDGILRLWWSRGSGGRGYRPPEPATPRRMACRFPAAERPAAVATVRRCTTRLARQPLLAGLKHANRLEQVLARAEWDDPAIHEGLVCDTDGVLVEAVQSNLFWVREGVLETPDLSESGVAGIIRNRLLTLAEAGGLITRVVRQPPAALAGASEAFLTNSVFHLWPIARFEGLEWPAPGPVARELADQLSNDLEQRP
- the mltG gene encoding endolytic transglycosylase MltG, with the translated sequence MTINRLLGFLLLAASLGGGWFWMGLDGLANQTLNLEEETVMEVSSGASLKGIAAGLEQQGVIDSAWQFEWLVRLRGDPRAIAVGEYPLQPDMTVGELANRLVHGEVKQYAWTLVEGWNIRQVLASLHRHPAVKHTLPEDADGLMESLGEPSTHPEGRFLPDTYFFTRGTSDRALLKRARAAMQRALAEVWGERQQDGLPLESPEEALILASIIEKETAVPEERRRIAGVFTRRLKQGMRLQTDPTVIYGLGTGFDGDLTRRHLRSSANDYNTYRHDGLPPTPIAMPGRASLEAAVDPARGDALYFVSKGDGSHHFSATLEEHNRAVRRFQLGEGD
- the tmk gene encoding dTMP kinase, which encodes MVERGRFITVEGIEGAGKSTQIEAMRHLLAEENGLEVITTREPGGTEIGESVRSLLLDGPGMAVDTELLLLFAARAQHLAEVIRPALAAGQWVICDRFIDATYAYQGGGRGIARSRIAALEGWVHGDLRPDRTFLFDLPVEEGLERAGRRGFLDRFEREEVEFFERVRATYLDRARAEPYRVCRIDASRPETEVGNATAGRLRELLDEVGR